The region TTCGGTAAGCCCCTTCGGTTTCTTCTGAGCGCTGTACTAAATTATTGGGACCCCTTCGGTAAGTCCTGTTCTCATTCCTCCAGCAGGGTTGTGGGTGGTTCTGACCTTCTTGGTGTGGACGGCCCACtccttcatctctagttctctggaagtctgcaattctcatagttttcatcacaacaggtttgcaagcgttccatttgctcttgcaatttctgcattactgttagaatttctttagctggcactctttctactgtttctaggctggagctagccccctgcgacaaagtgactccaactgcggtctggggctttgggacaatactattggcacgtgagatggcctctacctgcacgtcatgaaatttagcattagtctctcgtcgtataaagtcctgcatagcaacagtagaaagagtgccagctaaagaaattctaacagtaatgcaaaaattgcaagaGCAAATTTTCAGCGACGCGAAGCAAGATGGCGGTGCAGATCTCGAAGAAGAGGAAGTTTGTCGCTGATGGCATCTTCCAGGCCGAGCTGAATGAGTTCCTGACCCGGGAGCTGGCGGAGGATGGCTACTCTGGCGTGGAGGTCCGAGTCACTCCCACCAGGACAGAAATCATCATCCTTGCCACCAGGACCCAGAATGTCCTCTGTGAGAAGGGGCGCCGCATCCGTGAGCTGACCGCTGTGGTACAGAAGAGGTTCGGCTTTCCTGAGGGCAGCGTTGAGTTGTACGCAGAGAAGGTTACCACAAGGGGTCTGTGTGCTATCACCCAAGCAGAGTCCCTGTGCTACAAGCTCCTGGGAGGTCTGGCAGTGAGGAGAGCCTGTTATGGTGTCCTGCGGTTCATCATGGAGAGTGGAGCCAAGGGTTGTGAGGTCGTTGTGTCCGGCAAACTGCGAGGCCAGAGAGCCAAGTCTATGAAATTTGTGGATGGCCTGATGATCCACAGCGGTGACCCCGTCAACTACTATGTGGACACAGCAGTGCGCCACGTTTTGCTTAGACAGGGTGTTCTTGGCATCAAGGTGAAGATCATGCTGCCATGGGACCCAAGCAGAAAGATTGGACCCAAGAAGCCTCTGCCTGACCATGTCAGCATTGTGGAGCCCAAAGAGgagatcctgccgactacgccaatttgtgaaccgagagcaaggcaggtggtttggtcttcgcaaccagaaaggacgcacacggggtggtcaagttaagaaaaatgtatttactacaggttaataaaggcaagttaatggtaaaagaacaggaataaggacaagcaaaattcacagtatagtttgaacaagtcaagttagatttcacaatatattctacgtttactatgtccacctccacagcacggacactgaaagaacaatagtcccaaaactatccctaactgaccctaactccaCATTTGGGTGTGCACCCGTCTTAccggtggtccgggtggactgcttacagtttgtagaagcgcgcgttggggcccaatgttgtccctttcttgtatagcgaagcgtcctctcctcatggttatcacaacatccgaggcaataagattcttctcagcaggcaggaaaacaaaatggatgaaatgggatccaacagcaagtagctcagcacactgacagtcctgcagaatccatacaccccggtgtgatataagccagggttttgcagttaccgtccagtactcaacagcactgccagtctttagctttggtggcaatgtccacagccacaatgtcagtcttactggttagccactgggcacagtcctttcagcatggctccactgaacatactgtctctttatactctgtctgcctctggactgaattacacacaggttagctgcacaggaaagtcctctaagatctccacacactctcaatgcagcacagacacttggttctctctctgcaaagatggctgctgctctctctgtgtcgtcacatcctgcttccttctcatactgtgtctgcagacaggcaggctgacctcataggggtgtgtccctccagcatcacattcccattgcaggggctgctgaccagaatcacagaaacacatatacactcaattttaacacagtataaacaaatgaaacttggcacatcattgggctgtatattacacTTATAGAAGGTGAGAGGTCCCTTttaatccatggcagaaatccatgGCTGAGCCTGGGAGTTTTGCTGCTGATTTGCATGTGGATCAGCACACAGATTTAGACCCAGTGAATGCACAAATCCGCTTGTGCCCAATCAATGCGGTTTCCAGGTGGAAACCAGCCCAAAAACTGACATGTTAATTCTTTTTCTATTCAATGCAAATTTCAGCATTTGCCCCTTATGAACTATGTAATGAATTTCCTTAGCATTCAATTGAATGTTAAAATGCAGATGTAGAagtctgtgataactttctgttaACGTTACCTTGTCTAagactgcctgtccatgggcgttgcggtatcctccGGCGTATCTCCGCCACGGTAGTCgccacctgggagcaggagccggcagacggatcccCGCTGTCAGCCTGTCTGACAGaaaggctgaccgcagagaatcgcggcaattcgcagtatgctgcgaattgGCGGCCGCGAGCTGAGAATCGCAATGAATCTCTACTCGTGGACGGGAATTCCGTTCCCCAGGGccggatttttgctgcagggaATGCAATTTattaacgcccgtggacagacagcctaaggctgcagtcagacgaatgtatatcggctcggttttcaagccgagccgatatacgttgtctctctctgcaggggggggaggatggaagagccaggagcaggaactgagctcccgcctcctctctgactcctctccgcccctctgcactatttgcaatgagaggaggcaggatggggcggggctaaggtccacgaattagccccgccccagtcccgactctccccattgcaaatagtgcagaggggtggataggaggcagagagggggcgggagctcagttcctgctcctggctcttccatcctccccccccctgtacacgaggacgacgtatatcggctcggcttgaaaaccgagccgatatacgttcatgtgaatgcacccttaagcaaTTAAAAAGCCTTTGTTattctatcttaaaggggttgtcccgcgccgaacgggggggctattgaaaaaaaaaccgtttcggcgcgagacaaacccgatgcaggggtttaaaaaaaaaaacggatagtacttacccgaatccccgcgctccagtgacttcttacttaccttgcgaagatggccgccgggatcttcacccacggtggaccgcaggtcttctcccatggtgcaccgtggactctgtgcgttccattgccgattccagcctcctgattggctggaatcggcacacgtgacggggcggagctacgaggagcagctctccagcacgagcggccccattcagaagggagaagaccggactgcgcaagtgcgtctaatcgggagattagacgctgaaattagacggcaccatggagacggggacgctagcaacggaacaggtaagtgaataacttctgtttggctcatatttaatgcacgatgtatattacaaagtgcattaatatggccatacagaagtgtataccccacttgctttcgcgggacaacccctttaacacagcaaaagccattgaaaaattATTGGGAGGGCAAATAAACTGCAGCTCAGAAAATTATCTTAATGTGTTGTTGTTAACATTTGCTGCATCGGTGGCCTGGAGTCATTTACAAATTTTAGCACAAAATCCACATTGAAAATACATTGTGTGAACAGGACCTAAAATAGTTAACACAGAATTACTGCAGCTAAATTGAGATCTATACTGCAATTAGTAGTTAAAGGGAACCCTCCACATCTCCAcaacactataaactaagttatcgtGCTGTGAGGGGACATGACAGAGCGTTGGGAGATGTTTTTTCTTCTCACCTGCTACCCGGATCCAGCAGTGTTCCTCTATGAATTCTATGCGCAGCACTTTaatctgacttttttcagaaTTCCGTGCGTGCACTCTCTCATACAAATCTATGGTCAGACAGATTTTCGTGCCATGTGCcaacttcagagggggacactgcTGGAACACAGGAGATGGTGACCCGCCTCCTGCAAGCTCCCCTAAAatgacgtgacaggttccctttaaatgtaaatGTATGAACGAGAAAGGTGAACATTAAGTACTGGTAGTGCAAAATATGGAGCATCTGAGCTTAAGTTTGATAGTAAGGAAGACGGCCAATTTGCTGTGCAACATAAGCTTGGCATACACACTGAACAACAGATGTGTTGATGCAAAGACTGGAGCTGAAAATGGATTACATGTAGTATTTTGTTTATGACTTCACTCCAAAGTAATCTGGTTTTGTAATCACAATCCATAGAATCAGAAACACTGGAAGAGTTATCAAGCCTGAAACTGTAATTCACTGGTTTGTTTAAACTTCTCCAC is a window of Eleutherodactylus coqui strain aEleCoq1 chromosome 4, aEleCoq1.hap1, whole genome shotgun sequence DNA encoding:
- the LOC136626537 gene encoding small ribosomal subunit protein uS3A-like, with protein sequence MAVQISKKRKFVADGIFQAELNEFLTRELAEDGYSGVEVRVTPTRTEIIILATRTQNVLCEKGRRIRELTAVVQKRFGFPEGSVELYAEKVTTRGLCAITQAESLCYKLLGGLAVRRACYGVLRFIMESGAKGCEVVVSGKLRGQRAKSMKFVDGLMIHSGDPVNYYVDTAVRHVLLRQGVLGIKVKIMLPWDPSRKIGPKKPLPDHVSIVEPKEEILPTTPICEPRARQHGH